In Indicator indicator isolate 239-I01 unplaced genomic scaffold, UM_Iind_1.1 iindUn_scaffold_74, whole genome shotgun sequence, a single genomic region encodes these proteins:
- the SLC39A3 gene encoding zinc transporter ZIP3, with the protein MRVVVAKVLCLLGICVLMLAGSLLPVKLLEADYEKAQRSGKVLALCSSFGGGVFLATCFNALLPAVREKLDEVLKQGNVTADYPAAETLLMVGFFLTVFVEQLILTFQKEKPSFIDLETFNAGSDVGSDSEYESPFIASSSSRGPPLYAPPHGRLRLQELSSSGPLRLLGLVFALSTHSIFEGLALGLQEEGGKVLSLFLGVAMHETLVAVALGISLAKSSVPLREAVKVAVTVSLMLPLGISIGMGIESSQTAASSIVGLLLQGMAGGTFLFITFFEILVKELEEKSDRLLKVLFLVLGYTALAGLVFFKW; encoded by the exons ATGAGGGTCGTGGTGGCCAaggtgctgtgcctgctgggcATCTGTGTCCTGATGCTGGCTGGCTCGCTGCTGCCTGTCAAGCTGCTGGAGGCTGATTACGAGAAGGCTCAGCGTTCCGGGAAGGTCCTGgccctctgcagctctttcGGGGGAGGAGTTTTCCTGGCCACTTGCTTCAACGCCCTGCTGCCTGCCGTCAGGGAGAAG CTGGATGAAGTTCTCAAGCAGGGCAACGTCACCGCAGACTACCCAGCGGCGGAGACCCTCCTGATGGTTGGCTTCTTCCTGACAGTCTTtgtggagcagctcatcctcaCCTTCCAGAAGGAGAAACCTTCCTTCATTGACTTGGAGACCTTCAATGCTGGCTCAGATGTGGGGAGTGACTCTGAATATGAGAGTCCCTTcattgcctcctcctcctcccgaGGGCCCCCCCTGTACGCTCCCCCCCACGGCCGCCTCCGCCTCCAGGAGCTCTCCAGCTCCGGCCCCTTGCGCCTCCTGGGCTTGGTCTTTGCCCTCTCTACCCATTCCATCTTCGAGGGCCTGGCCCTGGgcctgcaggaggaaggtggCAAAGTGCTGAGCTTGTTCCTAGGGGTTGCCATGCACGAGACCTTGGTGGCAGTGGCCTTGGGCATCAGCCTGGCCAAGAGCTCGGTGCCCCTGAGGGAGGCGGTGAAGGTGGCGGTGACGGTGAGCCTGATGCTGCCCCTGGGCATCAGCATTGGCATGGGCATTGAGAGCAGCcagactgcagccagcagcatcgttggcctgctcctgcagggcaTGGCTGGAGGCACGTTCTTGTTCATCACCTTCTTTGAGATCctggtgaaggagctggaggagaagagcgATCGGCTCTTGAAGGTTCTCTTCTTGGTGCTGGGCTACACAGCTCTGGCTGGCTTGGTCTTCTTCAAGTGGTGA